In Scophthalmus maximus strain ysfricsl-2021 chromosome 5, ASM2237912v1, whole genome shotgun sequence, a single window of DNA contains:
- the LOC118310791 gene encoding homer protein homolog 3-like isoform X3 has protein sequence MFPHHREREQPIFSARAHVFQIDPATKRNWIPASKHAVTVSFFYDANRNVYRIISVGGTKAIINCTVTPSMTFTKTSQKFGQWADSRANTVYGLGFATEQQLHQFSDKFKEVKDAARLAREKSQDKELANTALTIAAPQFSQSPPVMCVNGPEDKLFRSQSADITLSSEKERIKKMLSEGSICEMNLEAELFTLQDSNTKLVAALHEANANVEQWKKQLAAYQGETERLREQLVELEAHGGQGPSDLLKDELTQSLEELEALLKAKDEEIHILQSKKAEYHEMEHDRDEAMHRLRETEMRNSELERRIQNSEQNLSNSLEERDRMDAEIQRAIEILDIKIFDLNDLRQGLVKLIDK, from the exons ATGTTTCCTCACCACAGAGAAAG GGAGCAGCCGATCTTCAGCGCTCGGGCCCATGTTTTCCAAATCGACCCCGCCACCAAGAGGAACTGGATCCCTGCCAGCAAGCACGCCGTCACCGTGTCCTTCTTCTACGATGCCAACCGCAATGTCTACCGCATCATCAGCGTGGGTGGCACcaag GCAATTATCAACTGCACCGTTACGCCCAGCATGACGTTCACCAAGACGTCGCAGAAGTTCGGTCAGTGGGCTGACAGCCGGGCCAACACTGTCTACGGTCTGGGTTTTGCTACAGAGCAACAGCTGCACCAG TTCTCCGATAAGTTTAAGGAGGTGAAAGATGCAGCTCGCCTGGCACGTGAAAAGTCGCAGGACAAAGAACTGGCCAACACTGCGCTTACCATCGCTGCTCCTCAG TTCTCACAG TCTCCacctgtgatgtgtgtgaacgGGCCGGAGGACAAGCTGTTCCGCAGCCAGAGCGCAGACATCACCCTGTCTTCTGAGAAGGAGCGTATTAAAAAGATGCTCTCTGAGGG GTCTATTTGTGAGATGAACCTGGAGGCTGAGCTCTTCACTCTGCAGGACAGCAACACCAAGTTGGTGGCAGCTTTGCACGAGGCTAATGCCAACGTGGAGCAGTGGAAGAAGCAGCTGGCGGCGTATCAGGGGGAGACCGAGCGGCTGCGGGAGCAG TTGGTTGAACTGGAGGCCCACGGAGGCCAAGGCCCCAGTGACCTGCTGAAGGATGAGCTGACCCAgtccctggaggagctggaggccctGCTGAAGGCCAAAGACGAG GAGATCCACATTTTGCAGAGCAAGAAAGCAGAGTACCATGAAATGGAACACGATAGGGATGAGGCCATGCACAGGTTACGG GAGACAGAGATGCGTAATTCGGAGTTGGAGCGGCGCATCCAGAACTCAGAGCAGAACCTGAGTAACTCTCTGGAGGAACGGGATCGCATGGACGCTGAGATCCAGAGGGCCATTGAAATTCTGGACATCAAGATCTTTGACCTTAACGACCTCCGCCAGGGCCTAGTTAAACTCATTGACAAATAA
- the LOC118310791 gene encoding homer protein homolog 3-like isoform X4 — MFPHHREREQPIFSARAHVFQIDPATKRNWIPASKHAVTVSFFYDANRNVYRIISVGGTKAIINCTVTPSMTFTKTSQKFGQWADSRANTVYGLGFATEQQLHQFSDKFKEVKDAARLAREKSQDKELANTALTIAAPQSPPVMCVNGPEDKLFRSQSADITLSSEKERIKKMLSEGSICEMNLEAELFTLQDSNTKLVAALHEANANVEQWKKQLAAYQGETERLREQLVELEAHGGQGPSDLLKDELTQSLEELEALLKAKDEEIHILQSKKAEYHEMEHDRDEAMHRLRETEMRNSELERRIQNSEQNLSNSLEERDRMDAEIQRAIEILDIKIFDLNDLRQGLVKLIDK; from the exons ATGTTTCCTCACCACAGAGAAAG GGAGCAGCCGATCTTCAGCGCTCGGGCCCATGTTTTCCAAATCGACCCCGCCACCAAGAGGAACTGGATCCCTGCCAGCAAGCACGCCGTCACCGTGTCCTTCTTCTACGATGCCAACCGCAATGTCTACCGCATCATCAGCGTGGGTGGCACcaag GCAATTATCAACTGCACCGTTACGCCCAGCATGACGTTCACCAAGACGTCGCAGAAGTTCGGTCAGTGGGCTGACAGCCGGGCCAACACTGTCTACGGTCTGGGTTTTGCTACAGAGCAACAGCTGCACCAG TTCTCCGATAAGTTTAAGGAGGTGAAAGATGCAGCTCGCCTGGCACGTGAAAAGTCGCAGGACAAAGAACTGGCCAACACTGCGCTTACCATCGCTGCTCCTCAG TCTCCacctgtgatgtgtgtgaacgGGCCGGAGGACAAGCTGTTCCGCAGCCAGAGCGCAGACATCACCCTGTCTTCTGAGAAGGAGCGTATTAAAAAGATGCTCTCTGAGGG GTCTATTTGTGAGATGAACCTGGAGGCTGAGCTCTTCACTCTGCAGGACAGCAACACCAAGTTGGTGGCAGCTTTGCACGAGGCTAATGCCAACGTGGAGCAGTGGAAGAAGCAGCTGGCGGCGTATCAGGGGGAGACCGAGCGGCTGCGGGAGCAG TTGGTTGAACTGGAGGCCCACGGAGGCCAAGGCCCCAGTGACCTGCTGAAGGATGAGCTGACCCAgtccctggaggagctggaggccctGCTGAAGGCCAAAGACGAG GAGATCCACATTTTGCAGAGCAAGAAAGCAGAGTACCATGAAATGGAACACGATAGGGATGAGGCCATGCACAGGTTACGG GAGACAGAGATGCGTAATTCGGAGTTGGAGCGGCGCATCCAGAACTCAGAGCAGAACCTGAGTAACTCTCTGGAGGAACGGGATCGCATGGACGCTGAGATCCAGAGGGCCATTGAAATTCTGGACATCAAGATCTTTGACCTTAACGACCTCCGCCAGGGCCTAGTTAAACTCATTGACAAATAA
- the LOC118310791 gene encoding homer protein homolog 3-like isoform X1 codes for MFPHHREREQPIFSARAHVFQIDPATKRNWIPASKHAVTVSFFYDANRNVYRIISVGGTKAIINCTVTPSMTFTKTSQKFGQWADSRANTVYGLGFATEQQLHQFSDKFKEVKDAARLAREKSQDKELANTALTIAAPQFSQDLSDELQSPPVMCVNGPEDKLFRSQSADITLSSEKERIKKMLSEGSICEMNLEAELFTLQDSNTKLVAALHEANANVEQWKKQLAAYQGETERLREQLVELEAHGGQGPSDLLKDELTQSLEELEALLKAKDEEIHILQSKKAEYHEMEHDRDEAMHRLRETEMRNSELERRIQNSEQNLSNSLEERDRMDAEIQRAIEILDIKIFDLNDLRQGLVKLIDK; via the exons ATGTTTCCTCACCACAGAGAAAG GGAGCAGCCGATCTTCAGCGCTCGGGCCCATGTTTTCCAAATCGACCCCGCCACCAAGAGGAACTGGATCCCTGCCAGCAAGCACGCCGTCACCGTGTCCTTCTTCTACGATGCCAACCGCAATGTCTACCGCATCATCAGCGTGGGTGGCACcaag GCAATTATCAACTGCACCGTTACGCCCAGCATGACGTTCACCAAGACGTCGCAGAAGTTCGGTCAGTGGGCTGACAGCCGGGCCAACACTGTCTACGGTCTGGGTTTTGCTACAGAGCAACAGCTGCACCAG TTCTCCGATAAGTTTAAGGAGGTGAAAGATGCAGCTCGCCTGGCACGTGAAAAGTCGCAGGACAAAGAACTGGCCAACACTGCGCTTACCATCGCTGCTCCTCAG TTCTCACAG GACCTCTCGGATGAACTCCAGTCTCCacctgtgatgtgtgtgaacgGGCCGGAGGACAAGCTGTTCCGCAGCCAGAGCGCAGACATCACCCTGTCTTCTGAGAAGGAGCGTATTAAAAAGATGCTCTCTGAGGG GTCTATTTGTGAGATGAACCTGGAGGCTGAGCTCTTCACTCTGCAGGACAGCAACACCAAGTTGGTGGCAGCTTTGCACGAGGCTAATGCCAACGTGGAGCAGTGGAAGAAGCAGCTGGCGGCGTATCAGGGGGAGACCGAGCGGCTGCGGGAGCAG TTGGTTGAACTGGAGGCCCACGGAGGCCAAGGCCCCAGTGACCTGCTGAAGGATGAGCTGACCCAgtccctggaggagctggaggccctGCTGAAGGCCAAAGACGAG GAGATCCACATTTTGCAGAGCAAGAAAGCAGAGTACCATGAAATGGAACACGATAGGGATGAGGCCATGCACAGGTTACGG GAGACAGAGATGCGTAATTCGGAGTTGGAGCGGCGCATCCAGAACTCAGAGCAGAACCTGAGTAACTCTCTGGAGGAACGGGATCGCATGGACGCTGAGATCCAGAGGGCCATTGAAATTCTGGACATCAAGATCTTTGACCTTAACGACCTCCGCCAGGGCCTAGTTAAACTCATTGACAAATAA
- the LOC118310791 gene encoding homer protein homolog 3-like isoform X2 → MFPHHREREQPIFSARAHVFQIDPATKRNWIPASKHAVTVSFFYDANRNVYRIISVGGTKAIINCTVTPSMTFTKTSQKFGQWADSRANTVYGLGFATEQQLHQFSDKFKEVKDAARLAREKSQDKELANTALTIAAPQDLSDELQSPPVMCVNGPEDKLFRSQSADITLSSEKERIKKMLSEGSICEMNLEAELFTLQDSNTKLVAALHEANANVEQWKKQLAAYQGETERLREQLVELEAHGGQGPSDLLKDELTQSLEELEALLKAKDEEIHILQSKKAEYHEMEHDRDEAMHRLRETEMRNSELERRIQNSEQNLSNSLEERDRMDAEIQRAIEILDIKIFDLNDLRQGLVKLIDK, encoded by the exons ATGTTTCCTCACCACAGAGAAAG GGAGCAGCCGATCTTCAGCGCTCGGGCCCATGTTTTCCAAATCGACCCCGCCACCAAGAGGAACTGGATCCCTGCCAGCAAGCACGCCGTCACCGTGTCCTTCTTCTACGATGCCAACCGCAATGTCTACCGCATCATCAGCGTGGGTGGCACcaag GCAATTATCAACTGCACCGTTACGCCCAGCATGACGTTCACCAAGACGTCGCAGAAGTTCGGTCAGTGGGCTGACAGCCGGGCCAACACTGTCTACGGTCTGGGTTTTGCTACAGAGCAACAGCTGCACCAG TTCTCCGATAAGTTTAAGGAGGTGAAAGATGCAGCTCGCCTGGCACGTGAAAAGTCGCAGGACAAAGAACTGGCCAACACTGCGCTTACCATCGCTGCTCCTCAG GACCTCTCGGATGAACTCCAGTCTCCacctgtgatgtgtgtgaacgGGCCGGAGGACAAGCTGTTCCGCAGCCAGAGCGCAGACATCACCCTGTCTTCTGAGAAGGAGCGTATTAAAAAGATGCTCTCTGAGGG GTCTATTTGTGAGATGAACCTGGAGGCTGAGCTCTTCACTCTGCAGGACAGCAACACCAAGTTGGTGGCAGCTTTGCACGAGGCTAATGCCAACGTGGAGCAGTGGAAGAAGCAGCTGGCGGCGTATCAGGGGGAGACCGAGCGGCTGCGGGAGCAG TTGGTTGAACTGGAGGCCCACGGAGGCCAAGGCCCCAGTGACCTGCTGAAGGATGAGCTGACCCAgtccctggaggagctggaggccctGCTGAAGGCCAAAGACGAG GAGATCCACATTTTGCAGAGCAAGAAAGCAGAGTACCATGAAATGGAACACGATAGGGATGAGGCCATGCACAGGTTACGG GAGACAGAGATGCGTAATTCGGAGTTGGAGCGGCGCATCCAGAACTCAGAGCAGAACCTGAGTAACTCTCTGGAGGAACGGGATCGCATGGACGCTGAGATCCAGAGGGCCATTGAAATTCTGGACATCAAGATCTTTGACCTTAACGACCTCCGCCAGGGCCTAGTTAAACTCATTGACAAATAA